From the genome of Cystobacter fuscus DSM 2262:
GGTACTGCTCCTCGGGAGGCAGCACGAGCGCCGTCTCCGCGCCCAGCTCTCGTAGGTGCCCGAGCGGGCGGCCGAGACGCCGGGAGGCGCCATGGAGCACGGCTGAATTCAGGGCTCGCCCATCGTCCGCACGGAGCAGGTAGCGCAGCGCGCCCGGTCCCTCGAGCTCCCGCCACGTCACCCGGTTGGGCGCGGGTCCCTCGCGTTCGGGAAGAAGCCTCGCACCGAGGTGCGCCACGTCATCCAGGGAGGAGAGCAGCAGCCAGGGGCGGAAGCGCAGGTCCTCCCGCACCAGCTCGCCACGCCTGGGGAGCCGGCGCCAGACGAACGCGCGGCCGTCAGGCTCCGCCCAGACCGAGACGATACCTGGTGTCGAGTCCCAGCCCCAGAGCCATTCGTCCTCCCGTGAAGTGGTCATCGTGATGGCTTCAGTGGCGCGTGAAAGCGGGGCGCGTGGAGCGACGCTCCCACATCCCTGACGGCGAAGGAAGGCTCCTGCGCCAGCCCAGGCTCCCCGCCCAATTGACAACCCATTGTCATATGGACAATAACCTGTCCATGGTAAAGCTGACCGAGGGGGGAGAGGCGTTCACGGAGCTGGTGCTCGAGGTCTTCCGACTCAATGGCCTCGCGCTCGCGGCGGGGGATCGCTTGACCGAGCCCATGGGGCTCAGCAGCGCCCGGTGGCAGGTGCTGGGGGTGGTGGAGCACGCTCCGGCGCCCGTCGCCAATGTCGCTCGAATCATGGGGCTGAGCCGCCAGGGCGTGCAGCAGACCGCCGATGCCCTCGAGAGAGATGGCTTCATCGAGTACCTCGAGAATCCCCACCACCGCCGCGCGAAGCTCATCTCGATGACGACCAAGGGTCATGAGGCACTGCGGCGCGTCGAGGGACTCCATGCGCTCTGGGCGAACCAGCTCGGCGCCGGGATGAACCCGCGGCAGCTCCGCGCTGTCGTGAACGGCTTGAAGCAAGCGCGGCAGCTCCTCGAGACGGACGCATCCGCCTCGGACGAGGCATGAGCACACCCCAGGAGACACGCGTGACCTACACGATGACGATTCCGGTGCTTCCCTGTGTTTCCCTCGACGAGTCGCTGGAGTTCTACCGGCGCCTCGGGTTCCAGCAGACCTACCGGCAGACCACGCCGAATCCGTATGCAGTCGTCGAGCACGATGGGGCTCAACTTCACTTCGCTGGCGTGAAGGGGCTGAAGCCATCGGAGGCGTACACCACGTGCCTGGTGATCGTTCCGGAGGTCGAGCGGCTGCATCAGGTCTTCGCCGAGGCGCTCCGCGCTGTCTTCGGCAAGCTGCCGGTCTCGGGGTTCCCGCGCATCTCGCGCATGAGGAAGGGACAGAGTCGTTTCACCGTGGTCGATCCCTCTGGCAACTCCGTCATCTTCATCCGGCGGGAAGCGCCAGACGACTACGACGAGGGCCAGAAGCCACACTCCTCATCACGTCTCGGCAAGGCACTGCGCGCCGCGGCGCGGCTGCGTGACTTCAAAGGAGACGATCTCGCCGCCGCGAAGGTCCTCGATGTGGCGCTCGCTCGAAAGGAGCCGGCTCTACCCATTGAACGCGCGCGGGCGCTCGCCGCCCGGGCCGAGTTGGCCATCGCACTCGGGGACGAGGCATGCGCCCGGACCGCGAGGGAGGAGCTTCAGCGGCTCTCGCTCTCCGATGAGGAGCGCGAGCAATTCCGCGAGGAGCTCGAAGCAGCAGACACCCTGGCGCGAACGCAGCGTTGACCGTCCGCTTCACTGGGTGGACGGACACTTCCCGCAGCCGGCGTGAGGAAGCGGAGCGAGCTGCCTGGCGCTAGGCACTTTCCACCGCGACCTCAAGCCCTCCAACCTCTTCCTGCGCCATGGCCGCCCCGAGGACGTGGTGCTGCTGGACTTTGGATTGGCCCGTCATGCCAATCCCACCCTGGTGGGGGTGACGAGCCACAACGCCGTGGTGGGGACTCCCGGCTACATGGCGCCGGAGCAAGCCTCCAGCGCGCCCCACCTCACCCCCAGCGCCGACATCTTCTCGCTGGGGTGCGTGCTCTACGAGTGCCTCACCCGCCGACCCCCCTTCGCCGCGCCCCACTTCACCGCCGTGCTGGCCAAGATTCTCATGGCCGAGCCCCCGCGCCTCCACACCCTGTGCCCCAGGCTGCCTCCCGGCCTGCAGGTGCTCGTGGACCGCATGCTTCACAAGGACAGAATGCCGACGCGCAGGAGGTGAACGAGATCCAGAAGTTCACCCTGAGCGAAGCGCTGCGCACCGCCCTTTCCCCGTATGGGGGACGGGTGGAGCTGCTGGTGGACGGCTCGACAGGCGTATACCTGCTGCACGGCGAGCAGCTCGGGACCGACGAGTCCCGTCCGCTGTTGGGCAAGCCCACGCCCTGTGTGGGCCGCGCCCAGGAGCTGGCCCTCCTCGACTTCACCTTCACCTCCAGCATCGAGGAGCCCGGCGCCCGCGCCCTCCTGGTGACGGCGCCTCCAGGCACGGGCAAGTCCCGGCTGAGGCACGAGTTCCTGCGCCGCATCGAGCGCAAGGCGCCCGAGACCCTGGTGCTGCTCGGACGCGGCGACCCCATGAGCGTCGGCGCCACCACCAACCTGATGGGACAGGCGCTGCGGCGCCTGTGTGGCACCTCGGAGGCGTCCAACCTGGAGGTGCGCCGCCAGCGGCTGTACCAGCGCGTGTCGCGGCACGTGCACCCCTCCGAGGCCCAGGAGAACGCCGATTTCCTCGGAGAGCTGTGCGCCATTCCCTTCCCCGAGAAGCAAAGCCCCCGGTTGCGCGCGGCCCGGCAGGATCCTCGGCTGGTGACCATGTACCTGGCACAGGCGGAAGCCTATCTGGCCCAGGACGACGTCGGCGCGGGAGAGTCCGCCCTGCGCCAGGCCATCCGGTGTGTGTACACGCGCGCCTCCGACATCCCCGACCCCACCGCGCGAGAGCGCTTCCTGCATCAGGTGCCCGAGAACGCCCGCGCCCTCGAGCTGGCCCGTCAGCGCTGGGGCGACTCCGAACCAGGCTGAGCGTCACTCCCAGCAGGCGTATCCGGCGCACCCGGTGATGGGTTGTCCGCGCCGCGCCGTTCTACCTGGATCAAGCTCTTTCTCTCCATCTCGAGAAGGCACCTTCTCTTTATTGGAAATAGTGGCTCATGAATTCGCACCATACGTTGGTGCATGGAACAAACTCGCACGAGGAACATACGGAGCCTTCAGTGGGATGATCTCAAGATATTTCTCGCCATCTCGCGAGAGGGCTCCCTGATCGCGGCGGCGCGGGTCATGGGGCTGACGCAACCCACGATGGGCCGCCGCCTCCAGTCGCTGGAGAAGCTCGTGGGCTGCAAGTTGTTGAGGCGGACCTCCATCGGTTACATCCTGACGGAGGAGGGCATGGCGGTGTTGTCCCATGCCGAGCGCATGGAAGAGGAGGCCCTGGCCTTCGAGCGCCAGCTCGCCGCGCATGACGGTGAAGTCAATGGGACGCTGCGCGTCTCCGCCTTGGATTGGCTCGCCAGCCATGTCCTGGCGCCCGTCATCGCCCGGCTCCAGCAGCGGCATTCACGCATGGTGGTGGAACTCAGTACGGAGCCCCGTCTATTGAGTCTCGACCGGCGGGAAACCGACCTTGTCTTCTGTTTCAACCGTTTCGAGGAAGCCTATGTGGTGCAGAGGCGGCTCACACTCGCTCACTACGGGGTCTATGCCTCGCGCGCCTACCTGGAGCAGCGAGGGGAGCCGCATCCGTCCACGGGTGGCGCGGGCCATGGTTTGATTACCATGGACGCAGCGCTCAGCCACCAGGCGGACGTCGTCTGGCTCACGGAGCGGCTGCCCAAGGCACGTATCATGGGGTGTAGTAGCAGCCGCCACGTGCAGGCGCGGATGTGCGCCGAGGGAGGAGGACTCGCGGTGCTGCCCCTTCAGGTGGCGGAGTCCACTCCCGGCCTGGAGCAGGTGGATCTCGGCGAGCCACCTCCCGACCGGGATATCTGGCTGGGCTACCATCGGGACTTTCAACACCATCCCCGGCTGCGGGTGCTGCTCGACGCCGTCGAAGCCGCCCTCTCGTTCGAGCTTCCCAAGAGCATGAATAGGGCTTTTCCGACCCGGGCGTCGTGACCCCCGGGGGAGAACCCGCGCGCGGCTGTAATGCAGGCCGGGCTGGACACCTTTCTGGGTGTCGCGGCGAAAACCCGGCCACTTCCGGCCGCTCCCACCGCACGCTGGAGAACACCATGTCCCGCATGTCCGCCCCCACTCCTGACTCCGCCCCCTCCGCCACCCAGTCCCTGCTTCAGTCCCTCCAACGCAAGCTCGGCCGCGTGCCCAACCTCTACGCCACCATCGGCCACTCGCCTGGTGCGCTGCAGTCCATGCTCGCCTGGGAAGAGG
Proteins encoded in this window:
- a CDS encoding MarR family winged helix-turn-helix transcriptional regulator; translation: MVKLTEGGEAFTELVLEVFRLNGLALAAGDRLTEPMGLSSARWQVLGVVEHAPAPVANVARIMGLSRQGVQQTADALERDGFIEYLENPHHRRAKLISMTTKGHEALRRVEGLHALWANQLGAGMNPRQLRAVVNGLKQARQLLETDASASDEA
- a CDS encoding VOC family protein, translated to MTYTMTIPVLPCVSLDESLEFYRRLGFQQTYRQTTPNPYAVVEHDGAQLHFAGVKGLKPSEAYTTCLVIVPEVERLHQVFAEALRAVFGKLPVSGFPRISRMRKGQSRFTVVDPSGNSVIFIRREAPDDYDEGQKPHSSSRLGKALRAAARLRDFKGDDLAAAKVLDVALARKEPALPIERARALAARAELAIALGDEACARTAREELQRLSLSDEEREQFREELEAADTLARTQR
- a CDS encoding protein kinase domain-containing protein, which codes for MRHGRPEDVVLLDFGLARHANPTLVGVTSHNAVVGTPGYMAPEQASSAPHLTPSADIFSLGCVLYECLTRRPPFAAPHFTAVLAKILMAEPPRLHTLCPRLPPGLQVLVDRMLHKDRMPTRRR
- a CDS encoding AAA family ATPase; this encodes MNEIQKFTLSEALRTALSPYGGRVELLVDGSTGVYLLHGEQLGTDESRPLLGKPTPCVGRAQELALLDFTFTSSIEEPGARALLVTAPPGTGKSRLRHEFLRRIERKAPETLVLLGRGDPMSVGATTNLMGQALRRLCGTSEASNLEVRRQRLYQRVSRHVHPSEAQENADFLGELCAIPFPEKQSPRLRAARQDPRLVTMYLAQAEAYLAQDDVGAGESALRQAIRCVYTRASDIPDPTARERFLHQVPENARALELARQRWGDSEPG
- a CDS encoding LysR family transcriptional regulator; protein product: MEQTRTRNIRSLQWDDLKIFLAISREGSLIAAARVMGLTQPTMGRRLQSLEKLVGCKLLRRTSIGYILTEEGMAVLSHAERMEEEALAFERQLAAHDGEVNGTLRVSALDWLASHVLAPVIARLQQRHSRMVVELSTEPRLLSLDRRETDLVFCFNRFEEAYVVQRRLTLAHYGVYASRAYLEQRGEPHPSTGGAGHGLITMDAALSHQADVVWLTERLPKARIMGCSSSRHVQARMCAEGGGLAVLPLQVAESTPGLEQVDLGEPPPDRDIWLGYHRDFQHHPRLRVLLDAVEAALSFELPKSMNRAFPTRAS